The window CGCACGTGGCGATGGAATCGACCGGAGTGTACTGGAAGCCGGTGTGGCACATCCTGTCGGGGTCGTTCGTGCAGATCCTGGGCAACGCGAAGGCGATGAAGAACGTATCGGCGCGCAAGAGCGACGAGAGCGATGCCGAGTGGATCGCCGAGTTGCTGGCGCACGGGCTGATCCGTCCGAGCTTTGTGCCGCCGGAGGAGATCCAGACGCTGCGTGATCTGACGCGTACCCGCACGCAGTGGATGCACGAGCGCGGGCGCGAGGTGCAGCGCATCCAGAAGGTGCTGGAGGATGCCAACATCAAGCTGGCGAGCGTGCTGTCGGACATCACCGGGGTGAGCGGGCGGAAGATGCTCCTGGCGCTGGCCAACGGCGCGACGGACGCGCGGGTGATGGCGAAGCTGGCGGACCGGCGCGTGAAGGCCTCGGAGCAGGAACTCACGCGCGCGCTGGAAGGCTGCGTGACCAATCACCACCGCTTCATGATCTTGATGCACCTGCGGCACATCGACGGGCTTGACGAACTCATCGCCTCGCTGGAGAGCAGGATCGAGGAGCAGCTCGAGCCCTTTCGCCGCGTCGTGGCGCACCTGATCACCATGCCGGGGGTGAAGGAGGACGCGGCCGCGGCGATCGTGGCGGAGATCGGGGTAGACATGAGCGTCTTCCCCACGGCCGATCACCTGGTGGCGTGGAGCGGGGTCGCGCCGGGGCTGAAGGAAAGCGGAGGGAAGAAGAAGCCGGCGAAGACGAAGCGGCAGCGGTGGC of the Longimicrobium sp. genome contains:
- a CDS encoding IS110 family transposase, translated to MEVIHPRCAGLDVHKDLVVACARLAKGDHVERRSSRFGTSTRELLRLLDWLLRLEVTHVAMESTGVYWKPVWHILSGSFVQILGNAKAMKNVSARKSDESDAEWIAELLAHGLIRPSFVPPEEIQTLRDLTRTRTQWMHERGREVQRIQKVLEDANIKLASVLSDITGVSGRKMLLALANGATDARVMAKLADRRVKASEQELTRALEGCVTNHHRFMILMHLRHIDGLDELIASLESRIEEQLEPFRRVVAHLITMPGVKEDAAAAIVAEIGVDMSVFPTADHLVAWSGVAPGLKESGGKKKPAKTKRQRWLKAKMTQCAWAAVKKRDSYLCARYHRIKTRRGKQKAILAVAATMLRAIYHMIQNDVDYQDLGADYFDRHDGERAARRLQRRLEKLGYTVELRKAA